The proteins below come from a single Chitinophaga pinensis DSM 2588 genomic window:
- a CDS encoding DUF5686 family protein: MPKFLLSLILLTSFYYTQAGMIRGKVTNDKNETLPFASVFIKGTTNGTTTNAAGQYHLDVPAGNYILVCQYMGYKKGEQQITVTDAEQTLNFTLSPLSLQIKEVIVKSGGEDPAYAIIRQAIKKRGYYLDQVKEYTCNDYIKGVFKMRDMPGSFFGKKIGAEDVEDMGLDSTRKGVLFLSESVTKVAVKRPDDVKVEVLSARQSGGGFGFSFPAFIDFYENNVTAMVSQFSKRGYISPISENALLYYKYRLEGVFQDDGKTVNKIKVIPRRKYEPLFSGYIFITDNDWRIHSVDLMVTQEYQLEIMDTLHITQIHVPVNNEVWRTKDQVINLTIKQFGFNVAGSFVNVYSNYNLQPNFTKKYFDRTIMRYDTAFDSKQLAYWDSIRPVPLEPEEVTDFRKKDSTARARRDSSRSQWRLDTLKAHQPPIKVSQLLYSMGGAEHKFYFRRDTGIYSHDFSMKSLLTQVEYNTVEGISLNVEPELDLDLPRNQQLRIIPRIRYGFSNTHLNAYTFVSWRKEAKLGGRFGYNTWTVGGGKQVSQFNRDNPVSPIANIFYTLLFKDNYMKLYENWFGELRFRRRFQSSATISAGISYEDRIPVQNTTDYSFRKDTGKHFLPNHPYELAGIPFERNQALVLNLAFSFQPGQRFIELPDRKVAIGSKYPIFRVAYSKGIPDIAGSDANFDKWNFEIRDNINLRLFGEFQYRFGAGGFLNSKSVDIPDFQHFNGNQMFYNIKYLNSFQLAPYYRYSNTASLFGTANVEHHFNGLLTNKIPLFNRLKWNLVAGSNAFYINRDNNYVEVFAGLENILKVLRVDVIAGYQSKDDTRIGVRVGFGGLFGSFVRPQQDETVQ; encoded by the coding sequence ATGCCCAAATTTTTACTAAGCCTTATTCTGCTGACCAGCTTTTATTATACCCAGGCGGGTATGATAAGGGGCAAGGTAACAAATGACAAGAATGAAACCTTGCCATTTGCATCTGTATTTATAAAAGGTACTACCAACGGTACGACTACCAATGCGGCTGGTCAGTATCACCTGGATGTGCCGGCTGGTAATTATATACTGGTGTGTCAGTATATGGGGTATAAAAAAGGAGAGCAACAAATAACAGTCACCGACGCGGAGCAGACACTGAATTTTACCCTGTCGCCATTGAGTTTGCAGATCAAAGAGGTAATTGTAAAATCAGGTGGAGAAGATCCTGCTTACGCTATTATCCGCCAGGCAATCAAAAAACGTGGCTACTACCTGGACCAGGTAAAGGAATATACCTGTAACGACTATATTAAAGGCGTCTTCAAAATGAGAGATATGCCCGGCAGCTTCTTTGGCAAGAAGATAGGGGCGGAGGACGTGGAAGACATGGGCCTGGACTCTACCAGGAAAGGGGTACTGTTCCTTTCAGAATCTGTTACCAAGGTGGCGGTAAAAAGACCGGACGACGTTAAAGTGGAAGTTTTATCGGCCCGTCAGAGTGGTGGTGGATTTGGATTCAGCTTTCCCGCCTTCATTGATTTTTATGAAAACAATGTAACGGCAATGGTATCGCAATTCAGTAAAAGAGGGTATATCTCGCCGATCTCTGAAAACGCATTATTGTATTATAAATACAGACTGGAAGGTGTATTCCAGGATGACGGGAAGACTGTTAACAAGATTAAAGTCATTCCCCGACGAAAATACGAGCCCCTGTTTTCAGGTTACATCTTTATCACGGATAATGACTGGCGCATACATAGTGTAGACCTGATGGTGACACAGGAATACCAGCTGGAAATCATGGATACCCTGCACATCACACAGATCCATGTACCCGTGAATAATGAAGTATGGCGTACCAAAGACCAGGTCATCAATCTGACCATCAAACAGTTTGGTTTTAATGTGGCAGGTAGTTTTGTGAACGTCTACTCCAATTACAACCTGCAGCCGAATTTTACGAAAAAATACTTCGATCGTACCATCATGCGCTATGATACGGCCTTCGATAGCAAACAACTGGCTTATTGGGATAGTATTCGTCCGGTGCCCCTGGAACCTGAAGAAGTGACAGATTTCCGCAAAAAAGACAGTACGGCACGTGCCAGGAGAGACAGCAGCCGGTCACAATGGCGACTGGATACCCTGAAGGCACACCAACCCCCCATTAAAGTGTCACAGCTCCTGTACAGTATGGGCGGTGCGGAACATAAATTTTACTTCCGCCGGGATACGGGGATCTACTCTCATGACTTCAGTATGAAGTCTTTATTGACGCAGGTGGAGTATAATACTGTGGAGGGAATCTCCCTGAATGTGGAACCGGAACTGGATCTGGACTTGCCGCGTAACCAGCAGCTCCGTATTATTCCCCGGATCAGGTATGGATTCAGCAATACCCATCTGAATGCTTACACGTTCGTGTCATGGCGAAAGGAAGCAAAACTGGGTGGCCGTTTTGGCTACAATACGTGGACGGTAGGGGGAGGTAAACAGGTGTCCCAGTTTAACAGGGATAATCCGGTGTCACCGATCGCTAATATCTTCTATACCTTATTATTTAAGGACAACTATATGAAGCTGTATGAGAACTGGTTTGGTGAATTGCGGTTCCGGAGAAGATTCCAGAGCAGTGCCACCATCTCGGCCGGTATCTCTTATGAGGACAGGATCCCGGTGCAGAATACGACGGACTATAGTTTCAGGAAAGACACCGGTAAACACTTCCTGCCCAATCATCCTTATGAACTGGCAGGGATCCCTTTTGAGAGGAATCAGGCGCTGGTATTGAACCTGGCATTTTCCTTCCAGCCGGGACAACGTTTTATAGAGTTGCCGGACAGGAAAGTGGCCATCGGTTCGAAATACCCCATCTTTAGGGTAGCCTATAGTAAAGGTATTCCGGACATTGCGGGCAGTGATGCAAATTTTGACAAATGGAATTTTGAGATCCGGGATAATATCAACCTCCGCCTTTTCGGGGAATTTCAGTATCGTTTTGGGGCGGGCGGATTCCTCAATAGTAAAAGTGTAGACATTCCTGACTTCCAGCATTTTAATGGAAATCAGATGTTTTATAATATCAAATATCTAAATAGTTTCCAGCTGGCGCCTTATTACCGTTACAGTAATACGGCTTCGCTTTTTGGTACTGCGAATGTGGAACATCATTTCAACGGCCTGCTGACGAACAAGATTCCGCTGTTTAACCGCCTGAAATGGAACCTGGTAGCAGGATCTAATGCGTTCTATATCAACCGCGATAATAATTATGTGGAAGTTTTTGCCGGACTGGAAAATATTCTGAAGGTGCTGCGCGTTGATGTGATAGCCGGCTACCAGAGTAAGGATGATACCAGAATAGGTGTAAGAGTCGGCTTCGGGGGACTATTCGGAAGTTTTGTAAGACCACAACAGGATGAAACCGTGCAATAA
- the thrS gene encoding threonine--tRNA ligase, with the protein MINITLPDGAVRQYEAGVTAMDVAKSISEGLARKVLAAKFNGEVTDASRPITTDGTLQLLTWNDTDGKSTMWHSSAHLMAEALEALYPGVKLGIGPAIENGFYYDIDLGGRSISEEDLQKIGDKMAELAKNNSVYERREVSKADAEKYFTEKNDEYKLELIRDLKDGSITFYTQGNFTDLCRGPHIPNTGFIKAIKLTNIAGAYWRGNEKNKMLTRIYGITFPTQKELDEYLHLVEEAKKRDHRKLGKELELFTFSEKVGLGLPLWLPKGAMLRERLQSFLQKAQIESGYMPVVTPHIGNKNLYITSGHYEKYGKDSFQPIHTPEEGEEFMLKPMNCPHHCEIYKSSPKSYKDLPVRFAEFGTVYRYEQHGELHGLTRVRGFTQDDAHLFCRPDQVKEEFCKVIDLVLYVFQSLNFTDYTAQISLRDQEDRAKYIGSDENWNLAEQAIIESAAEKGLKTVVEYGEAAFYGPKLDFMVKDALGRKWQLGTIQVDYNLPERFELEYVGADNQKHRPVMIHRAPFGSLERFIAVLIEHCGGKFPLWLTPTQVKILPISDKNQEYAEKVAELLKNVEIRAEIDDRSEKIGKKIRETELAKIPYMLVIGEKEAAESKVAVRRQAKGDLGAMDIDQFIALVKEEVVSRKPFE; encoded by the coding sequence ATGATCAACATTACATTACCGGATGGCGCAGTTCGTCAGTATGAAGCAGGAGTAACTGCCATGGATGTTGCCAAGTCCATCAGCGAAGGATTGGCAAGAAAAGTTTTGGCCGCTAAATTTAATGGCGAGGTGACGGATGCGTCCCGCCCCATTACCACGGATGGCACGCTTCAGCTATTGACATGGAACGATACGGACGGTAAATCTACCATGTGGCACTCTTCTGCTCACCTGATGGCAGAAGCACTGGAAGCGTTGTATCCCGGGGTGAAACTGGGTATCGGACCTGCTATTGAAAACGGGTTCTATTACGATATTGACCTGGGAGGGCGCAGTATTTCTGAAGAGGATCTGCAGAAGATCGGCGACAAGATGGCTGAACTGGCAAAGAACAACAGCGTCTACGAGCGCCGTGAAGTCAGCAAAGCCGACGCAGAAAAATACTTCACCGAAAAGAACGACGAGTATAAACTGGAACTGATCAGGGATCTGAAGGATGGTTCCATCACTTTCTATACACAAGGTAACTTTACGGACCTGTGTCGCGGACCACACATCCCGAACACCGGTTTCATCAAAGCTATCAAGCTGACTAACATTGCCGGCGCTTACTGGCGTGGTAATGAGAAAAATAAGATGCTGACCCGTATTTACGGTATCACTTTCCCTACACAGAAGGAGCTGGATGAATACCTGCACCTGGTGGAAGAGGCAAAAAAACGTGACCACCGTAAACTGGGTAAGGAACTGGAACTGTTCACTTTCTCTGAAAAAGTAGGTCTTGGTCTGCCTTTATGGTTGCCAAAAGGCGCTATGCTGCGTGAACGCTTACAGAGCTTCCTGCAGAAAGCACAGATCGAAAGTGGTTATATGCCGGTGGTAACGCCGCATATCGGTAACAAGAATCTGTACATCACTTCCGGTCACTACGAGAAATATGGTAAAGACAGCTTCCAGCCGATCCATACGCCGGAAGAAGGCGAGGAGTTCATGCTGAAGCCGATGAACTGTCCGCACCACTGTGAGATTTATAAATCCAGTCCGAAGAGCTATAAAGACCTGCCGGTTCGTTTTGCAGAATTCGGTACCGTATACCGTTACGAGCAGCATGGTGAACTCCATGGCCTGACCCGTGTACGTGGATTTACTCAGGATGATGCGCACCTTTTCTGTCGTCCTGACCAGGTAAAAGAAGAGTTCTGTAAAGTAATCGACCTGGTACTGTATGTGTTCCAAAGTCTGAATTTCACCGATTATACTGCTCAGATTTCCCTGCGTGATCAGGAAGACAGGGCTAAATACATCGGTAGCGATGAAAACTGGAACCTCGCTGAACAGGCAATTATTGAATCAGCAGCGGAGAAAGGTTTGAAAACAGTCGTAGAATACGGTGAGGCCGCGTTTTACGGACCAAAACTGGACTTCATGGTGAAAGACGCCCTCGGCCGTAAATGGCAGCTGGGTACCATCCAGGTGGATTATAACCTGCCGGAGCGTTTTGAACTGGAGTATGTAGGTGCTGATAACCAGAAACATCGCCCGGTGATGATCCACCGTGCACCATTCGGTTCACTGGAGCGTTTCATTGCGGTACTGATCGAACACTGTGGTGGTAAATTCCCGCTGTGGCTGACACCAACCCAGGTAAAGATCCTGCCGATCAGTGACAAGAACCAGGAATATGCAGAAAAAGTAGCAGAATTGCTGAAAAATGTTGAAATTCGCGCAGAAATTGATGACCGTAGCGAGAAGATAGGTAAAAAGATCAGGGAAACTGAACTTGCAAAGATACCTTACATGCTCGTGATCGGTGAGAAGGAAGCTGCTGAAAGCAAAGTCGCGGTACGCAGACAAGCAAAAGGCGACCTCGGCGCGATGGACATTGATCAATTCATTGCACTCGTAAAAGAGGAAGTAGTTAGCAGAAAACCGTTCGAATAA
- a CDS encoding response regulator transcription factor, with amino-acid sequence MQRILVVEDEIKVANTVKKGLEENGFEVDVAYDGRMGKSLAASNNYDLVILDLNLPHANGYEVCEVIRRKNNAIPIIMLTALGGMDDKMQAFELGADDYLVKPFDFRELMARIRVFLKRAGSEVQENNQYKIVIGDLEIDREKKEVTRGGKKIALTAKEYQLLEFLALHKGKVISKLVIAEKVWDIDFDTGTNVIEVYMNFLRKKIDKDFDNKLLHTKTGMGYYLAEE; translated from the coding sequence ATGCAGCGCATACTCGTAGTTGAAGACGAAATCAAAGTGGCTAATACCGTAAAAAAGGGATTGGAAGAGAATGGCTTTGAAGTAGACGTCGCCTATGACGGCCGCATGGGTAAAAGCCTGGCTGCCAGCAATAACTACGACCTGGTCATCCTGGACCTCAACCTCCCCCATGCTAACGGATACGAAGTATGCGAAGTGATCCGCCGTAAAAATAATGCGATCCCCATCATCATGCTTACCGCCCTGGGTGGTATGGATGATAAGATGCAGGCATTCGAACTGGGCGCTGACGATTACCTGGTAAAACCTTTCGACTTCAGAGAACTCATGGCCCGTATTAGGGTGTTCCTCAAACGCGCCGGTTCCGAAGTACAGGAAAACAACCAGTATAAGATCGTTATCGGCGACCTGGAAATTGACCGTGAGAAGAAAGAAGTAACGCGTGGTGGCAAAAAGATCGCCCTCACCGCCAAAGAATATCAGCTGCTGGAATTCCTGGCACTCCATAAAGGAAAGGTGATCTCCAAACTGGTCATTGCCGAAAAAGTATGGGACATCGACTTCGATACCGGTACCAACGTCATCGAAGTATATATGAACTTCCTCCGGAAGAAGATCGACAAAGATTTTGATAATAAGCTCCTGCATACAAAAACAGGAATGGGATATTACCTGGCCGAAGAGTGA
- a CDS encoding rhodanese-related sulfurtransferase has protein sequence MALHNRVSAAELKVRLAAETFRRTTISFYQYAKIEDPTAFRNELYERLFTLGVFGRIYVAHEGINAQISVPEYNVDAFRDVLYSYSFLNGIRLNIAVDDDGKSFWVLKIKVREKIVADGIEDPTFDITNRGKYLDAKGFNELTEDPDTIVVDMRNHYEYEVGHFQNAIEVPSDTFREQLPMAVDMLKDQKDKNIVMYCTGGIRCEKASAYMLHNGFKNVFHLEGGIIEYTNKAKEQGLPLKFKGKNFVFDDRLGERITDEVISKCHQCGKPSDTHTNCANDACHLLFIQCEECAAAYEGTCSTDCKSVLHMPEEERDELRRGVDKGQMIFNKSKQRLRPRLEREND, from the coding sequence ATGGCATTACACAACAGAGTTTCTGCGGCTGAACTGAAGGTTCGGCTGGCGGCTGAAACATTTCGCCGCACTACTATCTCCTTTTATCAGTACGCAAAGATCGAAGATCCCACCGCCTTCCGTAATGAATTGTACGAACGTCTTTTTACTTTAGGCGTATTCGGTCGTATCTACGTCGCCCATGAGGGTATCAATGCACAGATCAGCGTTCCCGAATACAATGTTGACGCTTTCAGAGATGTGCTTTATTCTTATTCTTTCCTGAATGGTATCCGCCTGAACATCGCTGTTGATGATGACGGGAAGTCTTTCTGGGTACTCAAAATTAAGGTGCGTGAAAAGATCGTAGCCGATGGTATTGAGGATCCGACTTTCGATATCACGAACAGGGGTAAATACCTGGACGCTAAAGGCTTTAACGAGCTGACGGAGGATCCTGATACCATTGTGGTGGATATGCGTAATCACTACGAATATGAAGTAGGGCATTTTCAGAATGCGATAGAAGTACCTTCTGATACTTTCCGTGAGCAGCTGCCGATGGCTGTTGACATGCTGAAAGACCAGAAAGACAAGAATATCGTGATGTACTGTACAGGTGGTATCCGCTGTGAGAAGGCGTCTGCCTATATGCTGCATAACGGTTTCAAGAATGTGTTTCACCTGGAAGGAGGTATTATTGAATATACCAATAAGGCCAAAGAACAGGGATTACCGCTGAAGTTCAAAGGAAAGAACTTCGTGTTTGACGATCGCCTGGGAGAACGTATAACCGATGAAGTGATCAGTAAGTGTCACCAGTGTGGTAAACCTTCAGATACGCATACCAACTGTGCAAATGATGCCTGTCACCTGTTATTTATACAATGTGAGGAATGTGCAGCGGCTTATGAAGGTACCTGTAGCACTGATTGTAAGAGTGTGCTGCATATGCCGGAAGAGGAGCGCGATGAACTGAGGAGAGGAGTTGACAAGGGACAGATGATCTTCAACAAATCGAAACAACGCCTGCGTCCAAGACTGGAACGCGAAAACGATTGA
- a CDS encoding ABC-F family ATP-binding cassette domain-containing protein: MLIALQDITFEFGARAIVEDASWHIVPGDRVGLIGLNGTGKSTLLRVINGEYTVSKGSVNKIKNLSLGFFNQDLLSFESDESILNVGMTAFEAALKLEKDIERITLELETNEAEALLMEYADKLHEFEALDGYNMRHKTAQVLEGLGFSTADLERPYSQFSGGWRMRVLLAKLILQQPDVLMLDEPTNHLDLPSIEWLEKYLLGYNGAVIIVSHDRFFLDRMVNKIVELYQQQLHHYAGNYEDYEQEKDLRREMQQRAYENQQDYIRQQERFIERFKAKASKAAQAQSIAKRLDRLERVEQVDNGPSKIRINFTPDKMPGKIITTLNNVTKRFGNLTILQNASAEINRGDKIALIGANGKGKSTLLRVIAGVEPMEGERIGGHNVVQSFYAQHQLESLDLNSEILDELKNFGSGRTEVELRALLGCFLFTGDDVYKRIKILSGGEKARVALAKTIISQANFLLLDEPTNHLDMNSVQMLIDALAQYDGTYVLVSHDRYFVSQTANKIWEIVDGEIKEFKGTYAEWEEFKKRQADAAKLAAGDKNASESKKKEVKTERPANNNNNNNNSGNKNNAKVETPQKNVPFDKEKQKELQKYKRQFQQLEEQLAKLNEKKATIETAMNNPDVYADRKKFQQLEAEYNQLGKELKQATEEYEKVFEILMELENN, from the coding sequence ATGCTGATAGCACTACAGGATATCACTTTTGAGTTTGGCGCAAGGGCCATTGTTGAAGATGCTTCATGGCACATTGTACCGGGAGACCGCGTAGGTCTGATCGGATTGAACGGAACCGGAAAATCTACCCTTCTGCGTGTCATCAATGGTGAATACACCGTTTCAAAAGGTAGCGTAAACAAGATCAAAAACCTTTCACTCGGATTCTTTAACCAGGATCTCCTCAGTTTTGAATCGGATGAATCTATCCTGAATGTGGGCATGACAGCTTTTGAGGCCGCCCTCAAACTGGAAAAAGATATTGAGCGTATCACCCTCGAACTGGAAACCAATGAGGCGGAGGCCCTGCTCATGGAATATGCCGACAAACTCCATGAGTTTGAAGCCCTCGACGGTTATAATATGCGGCACAAAACCGCCCAGGTACTCGAAGGTCTCGGGTTTTCCACCGCTGACCTCGAACGTCCCTACAGCCAGTTCTCCGGAGGTTGGCGTATGCGTGTACTCCTGGCTAAACTAATCCTTCAGCAGCCGGATGTACTCATGCTCGATGAACCGACGAACCACCTTGACCTCCCTTCTATCGAATGGCTGGAGAAATACCTCCTGGGGTATAATGGCGCCGTAATCATCGTATCGCACGACCGTTTCTTCCTGGACAGAATGGTGAATAAAATCGTAGAACTTTATCAGCAGCAGTTACACCACTATGCCGGTAACTACGAAGACTATGAACAGGAAAAAGACCTGCGCCGCGAAATGCAGCAACGCGCTTATGAAAACCAGCAGGATTATATCCGTCAGCAGGAACGTTTCATCGAGCGCTTTAAAGCAAAAGCATCCAAAGCAGCACAGGCACAGAGTATTGCCAAACGCCTCGACAGACTCGAAAGAGTAGAACAGGTTGACAACGGTCCTTCCAAGATCCGTATCAACTTTACCCCTGATAAAATGCCTGGTAAGATCATTACCACACTCAATAACGTTACAAAACGCTTTGGTAATCTGACGATTCTCCAAAATGCCAGCGCAGAGATCAACCGCGGTGATAAAATCGCCCTGATCGGTGCAAACGGTAAAGGTAAATCTACCCTGCTGCGTGTAATAGCCGGCGTTGAACCAATGGAAGGTGAACGTATCGGTGGGCACAACGTCGTACAAAGCTTCTACGCACAGCACCAGCTGGAAAGCCTGGACCTGAACAGCGAAATCCTCGACGAACTGAAAAACTTCGGTAGCGGTCGTACGGAAGTAGAACTCCGCGCCCTCCTGGGTTGCTTCCTCTTCACCGGCGATGATGTATATAAAAGGATCAAAATCCTGTCCGGAGGTGAAAAAGCACGTGTGGCCCTGGCCAAAACGATCATCAGCCAGGCGAACTTCCTCCTGCTCGATGAACCGACGAACCACCTGGATATGAACTCCGTACAGATGCTGATTGACGCACTGGCACAATACGATGGAACCTATGTGCTCGTATCGCACGACCGTTACTTCGTAAGCCAGACCGCCAACAAAATCTGGGAAATCGTTGACGGTGAGATCAAAGAATTCAAAGGCACTTACGCTGAATGGGAAGAATTCAAAAAACGTCAGGCAGATGCTGCAAAACTGGCTGCCGGCGATAAAAATGCCAGCGAGTCAAAAAAAAAAGAAGTAAAGACAGAGCGACCAGCGAATAACAATAATAATAACAACAATTCCGGTAATAAGAACAACGCCAAGGTCGAAACGCCGCAGAAAAATGTCCCTTTTGACAAGGAAAAACAAAAGGAACTGCAGAAGTACAAACGCCAGTTCCAGCAACTGGAAGAGCAACTGGCCAAACTGAATGAGAAAAAAGCGACCATCGAAACTGCCATGAACAACCCTGACGTATATGCCGACAGGAAAAAGTTTCAGCAACTGGAAGCCGAATACAATCAGTTGGGTAAAGAACTGAAACAGGCAACGGAAGAGTATGAAAAAGTGTTCGAAATACTGATGGAACTGGAAAACAATTAG
- a CDS encoding efflux RND transporter periplasmic adaptor subunit codes for MKRNTLLVILFAAGISLSACKHPELEEGVTNKTFVLSDTMLKTIRIDTASLKPVEKELQLPGKVVLNNSNMRKTDVLIDVAQADLRNVKEGYEAEIISENLPEKVFYGKVETVYLPKDAAAGRLNIVLNDPEAILKPDMKAAVIVHCDEGDDMIAIPETAVIADHSKNFVLVFKDKYNIQVREVETYTTAGDIIYILRGLEAGENVISAHQRQIFDALSDN; via the coding sequence ATGAAACGCAACACGCTACTCGTCATCTTATTCGCTGCAGGTATTAGCCTGTCAGCCTGTAAGCATCCCGAGCTGGAAGAAGGAGTGACCAACAAGACGTTTGTATTGAGCGATACCATGCTCAAAACAATCAGAATTGATACCGCCAGTCTTAAACCTGTCGAAAAGGAATTACAGTTACCGGGCAAAGTCGTACTGAACAATAGCAATATGCGGAAAACGGATGTACTGATAGATGTGGCCCAGGCAGATCTGAGAAATGTGAAAGAAGGTTATGAAGCAGAGATCATCTCCGAAAACCTGCCAGAGAAAGTCTTCTATGGAAAAGTGGAAACTGTATATCTCCCGAAAGATGCGGCTGCCGGACGCCTGAACATTGTACTGAACGATCCGGAAGCCATACTCAAACCGGATATGAAAGCAGCTGTGATCGTGCATTGTGATGAAGGAGATGATATGATTGCCATTCCCGAGACAGCAGTCATTGCCGACCACAGTAAGAATTTTGTACTGGTTTTCAAAGACAAATACAATATCCAGGTCAGAGAGGTGGAAACGTATACGACAGCAGGAGATATTATATATATACTCCGTGGCCTGGAAGCTGGTGAAAACGTGATATCCGCCCATCAACGGCAGATTTTCGACGCACTAAGCGATAATTAA
- a CDS encoding DUF3347 domain-containing protein, with amino-acid sequence MRSAIFLVIIAFLACNESVKKEPAGTAPQEHLKAPYAAQFYDSLQVTMDAYYDLTDGFSQGNATYVNKWAAQLKQHVDSLPLQALQMDAVKLAAIRSATGSISAELTGVLGEQDIEEKRAGFGMVSDMLYDIIQATGLKGSTVYRQYCPMAFNDRGAYWMSKSSKLQNPFFGNGMLGCVEVTDSLSY; translated from the coding sequence ATGAGGTCAGCTATATTTCTGGTTATCATCGCGTTCTTAGCCTGTAACGAATCTGTTAAAAAAGAGCCTGCGGGAACCGCCCCACAGGAGCACCTGAAGGCGCCGTATGCTGCGCAATTCTATGATTCTCTGCAGGTAACGATGGACGCATATTATGACCTGACCGACGGTTTTTCTCAGGGCAATGCGACTTATGTTAATAAATGGGCGGCGCAGCTGAAACAACATGTTGACAGTTTACCCTTACAGGCATTACAGATGGATGCTGTAAAACTGGCCGCGATCCGGAGTGCAACCGGCAGTATCAGCGCTGAACTGACGGGCGTACTGGGAGAGCAGGATATTGAAGAGAAAAGGGCCGGTTTCGGCATGGTGTCAGACATGTTGTATGATATTATCCAGGCGACGGGGTTGAAAGGAAGTACGGTGTACAGGCAGTATTGTCCGATGGCATTTAACGACCGGGGTGCGTATTGGATGAGTAAAAGCAGTAAATTACAGAATCCCTTTTTCGGTAACGGAATGTTGGGTTGTGTGGAGGTTACGGACAGTTTAAGTTATTAA
- a CDS encoding sensor histidine kinase: MKIKYKIALSYSVSAFVLLNTFAILAYYFSAQSRKAEYLERLEYRARSIANVIIEDDRVKVDLLRKLDKTTFQDLYKETILVYNPSYDLVYSNVKDTAIRTPRRLLDYIKKNGEYSHERDNGELVGVYYTEGSVSLIVLVTSFDKYGFQNLQNLRQILIIEIIVAIILLVIIGYFFAGRMVQPIDKLVEQVQTINANNLQGMTVDAKGKDEIAQLGANFNTMLIRLSNAFDLQKSFVSNASHELRTPLASIISQLQVALSKEREKEIYVDVLNSVLEDAQHLSDLSNGLLQLAQSGLDERQFVFSEVRIDELMLDMGNLIKLKHAPATPGAEPQKSPRIDISFLKVPEQDTELTCEGNESLLKVLFLNLLDNALKFSKDNTVSVTIDFNDSAIQVQVIDNGIGIPTGELAKVFEPFYRGSNSHQVRGHGLGLSICKRIALLHKGQLAASSILGEGTTFTVELPHKHQ; the protein is encoded by the coding sequence GTGAAGATTAAATACAAAATAGCGCTCTCCTATTCTGTTTCAGCATTCGTACTGCTGAACACCTTTGCTATTCTGGCCTATTATTTCTCTGCGCAATCCCGCAAAGCGGAATACCTGGAACGTCTGGAATACCGTGCCCGCTCCATCGCCAACGTCATCATCGAAGATGACCGCGTCAAGGTAGACCTCCTGCGTAAACTGGATAAAACCACTTTTCAGGACCTTTACAAGGAAACCATCCTCGTATACAATCCATCCTACGATCTTGTCTATTCTAATGTAAAGGATACGGCTATCCGTACCCCCCGCCGCCTGCTGGATTACATTAAAAAGAACGGAGAATATAGTCATGAACGTGATAACGGCGAACTGGTAGGTGTTTACTACACCGAAGGCTCCGTATCCCTCATTGTACTGGTCACCTCCTTTGATAAATACGGGTTTCAGAACCTGCAGAACCTCCGCCAGATCCTCATTATCGAGATCATCGTCGCCATCATACTGCTGGTCATTATCGGTTATTTCTTTGCCGGGCGGATGGTACAGCCGATTGACAAACTCGTGGAACAGGTACAGACCATCAACGCTAACAACCTGCAAGGCATGACGGTAGATGCCAAAGGCAAAGACGAAATCGCACAGCTGGGCGCCAACTTTAACACCATGCTGATTCGGCTCAGTAATGCCTTTGACCTGCAAAAGAGCTTCGTGAGTAATGCCTCCCACGAACTGAGAACGCCGCTTGCCTCCATTATCAGCCAGCTACAGGTGGCCCTATCCAAAGAAAGAGAGAAAGAAATATATGTCGACGTACTCAATTCCGTACTGGAAGATGCCCAGCACCTCTCCGACCTGAGTAATGGTCTGCTCCAGCTGGCACAGTCCGGACTGGATGAAAGGCAGTTTGTCTTTTCTGAAGTAAGGATCGACGAACTGATGCTGGATATGGGGAACCTGATCAAACTCAAACATGCCCCGGCTACTCCCGGCGCTGAGCCACAGAAGTCTCCCCGCATAGACATCAGCTTCCTTAAAGTACCCGAACAGGATACGGAACTGACCTGCGAAGGCAATGAAAGTTTGCTGAAAGTATTGTTCCTGAACCTGCTGGACAATGCCCTTAAATTCTCCAAAGACAATACCGTCTCCGTTACCATCGACTTCAATGACAGCGCCATACAGGTGCAGGTCATAGATAATGGTATCGGTATCCCGACCGGCGAACTGGCCAAAGTCTTCGAACCTTTCTATCGTGGGTCTAATTCCCACCAGGTACGCGGTCATGGCCTGGGTCTTTCTATCTGCAAAAGAATCGCGCTCCTGCACAAAGGGCAGCTTGCTGCCAGCTCTATACTGGGTGAAGGCACCACATTTACAGTGGAACTGCCGCATAAACACCAGTAA